The Candidatus Neomarinimicrobiota bacterium genome has a segment encoding these proteins:
- the tatC gene encoding twin-arginine translocase subunit TatC: MQFLDHLEELRWRIIKSLIAVVAGAGLVFLFIDPIFRILLLPATSLENPPDLQVLKVHGMFMIKWGIAFVGGVILAIPVLTYQFWKFVAPGMLENERRYAFPVILFSFVFFIIGVVFAYFVVIPFSLNFFTGMGYVDVANNFSINYYFNYILWILFSAGLLFELPVIVLILSSIGLLTPAFMRQYRRHSVVVILILSSLLTPPDPVSLLIMTAPLMVLYEISIGISHIFAKKF; encoded by the coding sequence ATGCAATTTCTTGATCATCTCGAGGAGCTCAGATGGCGAATCATCAAATCTTTGATAGCTGTTGTTGCGGGTGCTGGACTTGTTTTCCTTTTCATCGATCCTATTTTCAGGATTCTTTTGCTACCGGCTACATCTCTGGAGAATCCACCTGATCTACAGGTATTGAAAGTACACGGAATGTTCATGATCAAATGGGGGATTGCCTTTGTTGGGGGGGTCATTTTGGCTATTCCTGTCTTAACTTACCAGTTCTGGAAGTTTGTAGCACCGGGCATGCTTGAGAATGAACGAAGATACGCTTTTCCGGTGATCCTTTTTTCATTCGTCTTTTTTATAATTGGTGTCGTGTTTGCCTACTTTGTGGTGATCCCTTTTTCGCTCAATTTTTTCACTGGCATGGGATACGTTGACGTAGCTAACAATTTTTCCATCAACTACTATTTTAACTACATCCTCTGGATTCTCTTTTCCGCAGGCCTTCTGTTCGAACTGCCGGTCATTGTTCTGATCCTCTCATCCATCGGACTTCTGACTCCAGCTTTTATGCGTCAATACCGCCGTCACTCTGTGGTCGTCATTCTGATTCTCTCCTCCCTGTTAACCCCGCCAGATCCTGTCAGCTTGTTGATTATGACCGCTCCCCTCATGGTGCTTTATGAGATCAGTATTGGCATTTCACACATCTTTGCCAAGAAGTTTTAG
- the meaB gene encoding methylmalonyl Co-A mutase-associated GTPase MeaB, translated as MSKTIIEHLQGNDLKAISRLMSAVENGSQTDDVLNDELYSHSLDSVRIGITGPPGAGKSTLIDKLVKLIRKDEKTVGVISVDPTSPFSGGALLGDRIRMNQHSMDSGVYVRSMGNRGMTGGLAKKSHLMGDILSCTGKEVIIFETIGVGQSETEIIENADITVVVLVPEVGDEVQFMKAGPIEVGDLFVVNKSDKDGAKRVADLLSEYLKDSAEARQFIPEIVLTTASSGEGVAELYTKSFNLIAHLEKAGILEKRRERQYLNRVRGAVRDELVQLFWNGQPELVLDSEISTHRANGRSPYSAARHLIDSLK; from the coding sequence ATGAGTAAGACGATCATAGAGCACCTTCAGGGGAATGATTTAAAGGCCATCTCGAGGCTCATGTCAGCTGTTGAAAACGGCAGCCAAACAGATGATGTCCTCAATGATGAACTCTATTCACATTCTTTGGATTCGGTTCGCATTGGGATTACAGGCCCGCCGGGTGCCGGAAAGAGCACACTCATTGATAAACTGGTAAAACTCATCAGGAAAGATGAAAAAACTGTGGGTGTCATTTCCGTCGATCCCACCAGCCCCTTTTCCGGTGGTGCTCTCCTGGGCGATCGCATCAGGATGAACCAGCATTCAATGGATAGCGGAGTATATGTGAGAAGTATGGGGAATCGCGGAATGACTGGGGGGCTGGCTAAAAAATCCCATCTTATGGGAGATATTCTATCATGTACGGGGAAAGAGGTTATCATATTTGAGACAATTGGTGTGGGACAGTCTGAGACAGAAATCATTGAAAATGCAGATATCACAGTTGTTGTGTTGGTGCCGGAAGTGGGGGATGAGGTGCAGTTCATGAAAGCAGGACCCATTGAGGTGGGTGATCTTTTTGTGGTTAACAAGTCGGACAAAGACGGGGCTAAGCGCGTAGCCGACCTTTTATCTGAATATCTCAAAGATTCAGCCGAAGCCCGGCAATTCATTCCTGAGATAGTTTTGACGACTGCATCATCTGGTGAAGGAGTGGCCGAACTTTATACAAAATCATTTAATCTTATTGCACATTTGGAAAAGGCGGGCATTCTAGAAAAGCGGCGTGAAAGACAATACCTGAACCGCGTACGGGGTGCCGTTCGGGATGAACTTGTTCAGCTCTTTTGGAATGGTCAGCCGGAACTGGTCTTAGACTCGGAAATTTCAACTCACAGGGCTAATGGCCGATCTCCCTACTCAGCGGCGCGCCACCTTATAGATTCCCTGAAATAG
- a CDS encoding Crp/Fnr family transcriptional regulator has product MRDLELLASVPIFSDLHSTDLDELHSRMSKRSYAKNDIILMEDEFGDTFFIISNGSIKITRVSEDGREVILAILGEGDFFGEMSLLDGETRSANAIAHGDCHVLILKRHDFLLFLEKFPKIAISLLIELAGRIRKTDQQIESFALSDAEQRIGVTILRLAEELGTIRKGVVHISKLPYQQDIANMAGTSRETVSRMLKLLEEKSLISRKAHTLSILDYTKFRDTFM; this is encoded by the coding sequence ATGAGAGATTTAGAACTCCTAGCATCAGTTCCCATTTTTTCGGATCTTCATTCCACCGATTTGGATGAACTTCATTCTCGTATGTCCAAACGTTCGTATGCAAAGAATGATATTATACTCATGGAGGATGAATTTGGTGATACATTTTTTATCATCAGCAATGGCAGTATCAAAATTACCCGCGTCAGTGAAGATGGGAGAGAGGTGATTCTTGCAATATTAGGCGAGGGAGATTTCTTCGGTGAGATGTCTCTCTTGGATGGCGAAACGCGGTCCGCAAATGCCATAGCGCACGGAGATTGCCATGTGCTTATTTTGAAGCGCCACGATTTTCTTCTGTTCCTTGAAAAGTTTCCGAAAATTGCTATTTCACTTCTAATTGAGCTTGCTGGTCGAATCCGTAAGACTGACCAGCAGATTGAAAGCTTTGCTTTAAGCGATGCTGAGCAGCGGATCGGCGTCACCATCTTGCGACTTGCTGAAGAATTGGGAACCATCCGAAAAGGCGTGGTTCATATTTCCAAATTGCCCTATCAGCAGGATATTGCAAACATGGCCGGTACGTCTCGCGAAACTGTCTCCCGAATGCTCAAACTCCTTGAAGAAAAAAGTTTAATATCAAGGAAAGCACACACTCTCTCCATTCTTGACTACACGAAATTCAGGGATACTTTTATGTAA
- the rpsT gene encoding 30S ribosomal protein S20, which produces MSNRTKSVKKRQRQQANNYVHNFHYKSMMKSAVKKVLSSTDKNEVETLYRKAISIIDSLASKKILHKKTAARRKSALTKYVNSLS; this is translated from the coding sequence ATGAGTAATAGAACAAAATCTGTCAAAAAACGTCAACGACAGCAGGCTAATAATTATGTTCACAATTTCCACTATAAGTCAATGATGAAATCGGCCGTGAAAAAGGTACTTTCATCCACGGATAAAAATGAAGTTGAAACGCTCTATCGTAAGGCCATATCCATCATCGACAGTCTGGCATCAAAAAAGATTCTACACAAGAAAACTGCCGCCAGGCGCAAATCTGCGCTGACGAAATACGTTAACTCCCTTTCCTAG